One stretch of Eupeodes corollae chromosome 2, idEupCoro1.1, whole genome shotgun sequence DNA includes these proteins:
- the LOC129945007 gene encoding uncharacterized protein LOC129945007, translating into MGCGQSKIHLYPRKSKSKANGKKSGHVDTDTDADEEEGHVEEGESELNRDRNDRTEDLLDQGDDVRDSSDQPNGEISVSLLRAKNLSLLQSQEISSSQQNFFRMLDKKIDEGPDYDSASETEIALEEARLNALVQHWESASLTASMCSSASRSLQTTPVRQVPTRQPPPLVRTLVQNSMPQQPLSADLLPHGATAPQQGLVMVGPPPNVIAQQQVQPGMPPNQQLNQIIGIGGIVMAGVPQSQSQMMAKVNLSPKRVDPRAMMQLNQNALQQAYAIPPSPQQAAMSTGRPPRSPQVSVGPSPVGGLATHMHMAYYGQPQPTQSTYFGEVLHPMQVPQAPPEYRFPPAISVQRLAPQVQRQLRETQELIKDSCPQLYAAGYGSPGPPMRSQPRNAARRPTLETQFSQELS; encoded by the exons TTGATACAGATACAGATGCTGACGAAGAAGAAGGCCACGTTGAAGAAGGTGAAAGTGAACTCAACAGAGACCGAAACGATAGGACTGAAGATCTACTTGACCAAGGGGACGATGTAAGAGATTCTTCCGACCAACCCAATGGAGAAATATCGGTTTCACTGCTACGAGCAAAAAACTTATCTCTTTTACAAAGCCA GGAAATCTCTTCAAGTCAACAGAACTTTTTTCGAATGCTTGATAAAAAAATCGATGAA GGTCCTGATTACGACTCAGCTAGTGAAACCGAAATAGCACTGGAAGAGGCGAGACTAAACGCTTTAGTTCAGCATTGGGAATCGGCCAGTTTAACTGCATCGATGTGTTCATCAGCGAGCCGCTCATTGCAAACTACACCTGTAAGGCAAGTGCCAACAAGGCAACCACCACCTCTTGTAAGGACACTTGTCCAGAATTCCATGCCACAGCAGCCGTTAAGCGCTGACCTTCTACCTCATGGTGCAACTGCACCCCAGCAAGGACTGGTTATGGTAGGGCCACCACCAAATGTGATAGCCCAACAACAAGTGCAACCCGGAATGCCTCCCAATCAGCAATTGAACCAAATTATAGGTATTGGAGGAATTGTGATGGCAGGTGTTCCACAATCGCAGTCACAAATGATGGCCAAGGTAAATCTCAGTCCAAAGCGTGTTGATCCTCGTGCTATGATGCAATTGAACCAAAATGCTCTGCAACAAGCATATGCTATACCACCGTCGCCGCAACAAGCAGCCATGAGTACGGGCCGCCCACCGCGTTCACCTCAAGTTTCGGTAGGACCAAGTCCAGTTGGCGGCCTTGCCACTCACATGCACATGGCCTACTACGGACAACCACAGCCAACGCAGTCAACTTACTTTGGAGAAGTACTTCATCCTATGCAg GTACCTCAAGCACCCCCTGAATACCGATTTCCACCTGCGATTAGTGTTCAACGTCTAGCACCTCAGGTGCAACGACAGCTGCGCGAAACACAGGAATTAATAAAAGACTCTTGCCCGCAACTCTATGCGGCTGGTTATGGAAGCCCGGGTCCCCCAATGCGTAGTCAGCCTAGAAATGCAGCAAGGAGGCCCACCCTGGAGACACAATTTTCCCAGGAGTTATCGTGA
- the LOC129945012 gene encoding RNA-binding protein 1-like isoform X1, with product MPRYREWDLACKVYVGNLGSSASKYEIENAFSKYGPLRNVWVARNPPGFAFVEFEDRRDAEDATRGLDGTRCCGTRIRVEMSSGRSRRDDRRRGGGSAGGGGGGGGGGGRGGRYRAKSTSSTTTTTTSSSYYNIFTNNCSYSNSNSNYYYFYNHNKDTSTAITKVINSSASFSTKLCLLLGCCGSEATFSGMKSPSSPTSLMPIERLFPP from the exons ATGCCACGGTATCGGGAATGGGACTTGGCCTGTAAGGTCTATGTCGGGAATTTGGGCTCATCAGCGTCCAagtatgaaattgaaaatgccTTTAGCAAATACGGGCCTTTGAGAAATGTATGGGTTGCTCGAAATCCACCAGGATTtgcttttgttgaatttgaagaCAGGCGTGACGCTGAAGACGCAACTCGAGGATTAGACGGAAC ACGATGCTGTGGAACTAGAATTCGTGTAGAAATGTCGTCTGGCCGGTCGCGGCGAGATGATCGCCGGCGAGGTGGTGGTAGTGCcggtggtggtggcggcggcggcggtggtggtggccgAGGTGGTCGATACAG GGCAAAGTCTACTAgttctactactactactactacttccTCCTCCTACTACAACATCTTCACGAATAACTGCTCCTACTCCAACAGCAACTCCAACTACTACTACTTCTACAATCACAACAAAGATACATCTACTGCCATCACCAAAGTCATCAATTCTTCTGCTAGTTTCAGCACCAAATTGTGTCTACTTCTAGGCTGCTGTGGTAGTGAAGCTACTTTTTCGGGGATGAAATCACCATCATCCCCGACGTCGCTAATGCCCATTGAACGATTGTTTCCTCCATGA
- the LOC129945016 gene encoding anaphase-promoting complex subunit 15B: protein MFPFFPSLRPPIANHIWFELDAPVNEEAEILQYERDQHKWINSISNAAADIHPLGKVQSLPGPETDDEDANDESDDSDSHDDDDDDTNDRVIPTQPERSALGLYSPGDDVPMNEEGTSTQNT, encoded by the exons atgtttccattttttccCTCTTTGCGACCACCAATTGCAAATCACATTTGGTTTGAACTGGATGCTCCCGTTAACGAAGAAGCTGAAATTCTTCAATACGAAAGGGATCAACATAAATGG ATAAATTCTATCTCAAATGCTGCTGCTGATATTCACCCTTTGGGTAAGGTACAATCTTTGCCTGGACCAGAGACAGACGATGAGGACG caaATGATGAAAGTGATGACTCCGATAGtcatgacgatgatgatgacgatacCAATGATCGAGTTATACCAACTCAACCAGAACGGTCGGCGCTTGGGCTATATTCCCCTGGTGATGATGTTCCCATGAACGAGGAAGGAACATCTAcacaaaatacttaa
- the LOC129945012 gene encoding RNA-binding protein 1-like isoform X2, with translation MPRYREWDLACKVYVGNLGSSASKYEIENAFSKYGPLRNVWVARNPPGFAFVEFEDRRDAEDATRGLDGTRCCGTRIRVEMSSGRSRRDDRRRGGGSAGGGGGGGGGGGRGGRYRSRSPRRSRSRSRSFSRDRRSRSDSRDRR, from the exons ATGCCACGGTATCGGGAATGGGACTTGGCCTGTAAGGTCTATGTCGGGAATTTGGGCTCATCAGCGTCCAagtatgaaattgaaaatgccTTTAGCAAATACGGGCCTTTGAGAAATGTATGGGTTGCTCGAAATCCACCAGGATTtgcttttgttgaatttgaagaCAGGCGTGACGCTGAAGACGCAACTCGAGGATTAGACGGAAC ACGATGCTGTGGAACTAGAATTCGTGTAGAAATGTCGTCTGGCCGGTCGCGGCGAGATGATCGCCGGCGAGGTGGTGGTAGTGCcggtggtggtggcggcggcggcggtggtggtggccgAGGTGGTCGATACAG ATCTCGTTCACCAAGACGCTCGAGGAGTCGTTCAAGGAGTTTTTCACGTGACAGACGAAGCCGATCAGATTCTCGCGATCGtcgctaa